One region of Syntrophales bacterium genomic DNA includes:
- a CDS encoding type II toxin-antitoxin system HicB family antitoxin, which produces METRLKMIYWKGEKFWVGKLFEHPEIMTQGETLEELEENMKDAYMLMATNRGTYLPI; this is translated from the coding sequence ATGGAAACAAGACTGAAAATGATCTATTGGAAAGGGGAAAAGTTTTGGGTGGGTAAGCTTTTTGAACATCCAGAAATCATGACTCAGGGCGAAACGCTTGAAGAACTAGAAGAAAACATGAAAGATGCCTATATGTTGATGGCTACAAATAGGGGGACGTAC